In a genomic window of Mycolicibacillus parakoreensis:
- a CDS encoding fatty acid desaturase family protein — protein MAIADVAAYAHLSAADVEDLGADLDAIRHDVEASLGAKDRAYIRRTIVFQRGLEAAARLTIAASRSRIGWLVGTAALAAAKSIENMELGHNIGHGQWDWMNDPEIHSTSWEWDMAGVSAHWRHSHNYRHHVFTNIIDMDDDLGFGVMRVTHEQRWRPSNLIQPLRSMLLAALFEWGIALQGLHSTRKSAANDTERATRGRVLVRKIARQAAKDYLFFPALSLRRWRRTLAANAVANLIRNVWAYLVICCGHFADGAQTFTAAVLDSETKAEWYLRQLLGTANFHAGPVMAFMSGNLSYQIEHHLFPDLPSNRYAEISHRVQAVCARYGLPYTTGPLVRQYLGILATVCRLALPNGFPRFTTPAAPVAGGGLRAAA, from the coding sequence ATGGCGATAGCCGACGTCGCGGCCTACGCCCATCTGTCCGCCGCCGACGTCGAGGACCTCGGTGCGGACCTCGACGCGATCCGCCACGACGTCGAGGCGTCGCTGGGGGCCAAGGACCGCGCCTACATCCGGCGCACCATCGTCTTTCAACGCGGCTTGGAGGCCGCGGCCCGGCTGACCATCGCGGCCAGTCGCAGCAGGATCGGCTGGCTGGTGGGCACCGCCGCGCTGGCGGCGGCGAAAAGCATCGAGAACATGGAGTTGGGACACAACATCGGCCACGGCCAGTGGGACTGGATGAACGACCCCGAGATCCATTCCACCAGCTGGGAGTGGGACATGGCGGGCGTCTCGGCGCACTGGCGCCACTCGCACAACTACCGCCACCACGTGTTCACCAACATCATCGACATGGACGACGACCTCGGTTTCGGGGTCATGCGGGTCACCCACGAACAGCGGTGGCGGCCCAGCAACCTGATCCAGCCGTTGCGCAGCATGCTGCTGGCGGCGCTGTTCGAATGGGGCATCGCGCTGCAAGGACTGCACTCCACCCGCAAGTCGGCGGCCAACGACACGGAGCGGGCCACCCGCGGTCGCGTATTGGTGCGCAAGATCGCCCGCCAGGCGGCCAAGGACTACCTGTTCTTTCCCGCCCTGAGCCTGCGGCGGTGGCGTCGCACCCTCGCCGCCAACGCGGTCGCCAACCTGATCCGCAACGTCTGGGCCTATCTGGTGATCTGCTGCGGGCACTTCGCCGACGGTGCACAGACCTTCACCGCCGCGGTGCTCGACAGCGAGACCAAGGCCGAGTGGTATCTGCGCCAGCTGCTGGGCACCGCGAACTTCCACGCGGGTCCGGTGATGGCGTTCATGAGCGGCAACCTGAGCTACCAGATCGAACACCACCTGTTCCCGGATCTGCCGAGCAACCGCTACGCCGAGATCTCCCACCGGGTGCAGGCCGTGTGCGCGCGCTACGGCCTGCCGTACACGACCGGCCCACTGGTGCGCCAGTATCTGGGCATCCTGGCCACGGTGTGCCGGTTGGCGCTGCCCAACGGGTTTCCGCGCTTCACGACTCCCGCGGCGCCCGTCGCCGGCGGTGGGTTGCGCGCCGCCGCCTGA
- a CDS encoding peptide chain release factor 3: MTDNAANSRTVAPTQHTGRVAAEAARRRTFAVISHPDAGKSTLTEALVLHARAIAEAGAVHGKAGRRATVSDWMEMEKARGISITSTALQFPYRSAAGRDCVINLLDTPGHADFSEDTYRVLTAVDAAVMLIDAGKGLEPQTLKLFQVCRHRRIPIITVINKWDRPGRHALELTDEISERIGLRPTPLTWPVGIAGDFHGVLDRRSGQFIRFTRTAGGATAAPEEHLGADDAHAAAGADWDTAVEESELLSADGADHHLQAFLDCAATPVLFTSAALNFGVNQLLDVLTELAPSPSGTLDADGVRRDVDAPFSAFVFKVQAGMNTAHRDRIAYARVYSGTFQRGEVLTHARTGKPFVTKYAQSVFGQQRATLDTAWPGDVIGLANAAVLRPGDTLYCEVPVSYPPIPSFSPEHFSVARNTDPGKHKQFRRGIEQLDQEGVVQVLRSDRRGDQAPVLAAVGPMQFEVAAHRMATEFGAPISLESLPYQVARIVEPADAAFVDKQPMAEVLTRTDGVPLALFSNSWRLQGFQRDHPEVVLGSLVAADGESAHPVGAARAGRV, translated from the coding sequence GCCATCGCCGAGGCCGGCGCGGTGCACGGCAAGGCGGGCCGGCGCGCCACCGTGTCGGACTGGATGGAGATGGAAAAAGCCCGCGGCATCTCCATCACCTCCACCGCCCTGCAGTTCCCCTACCGCAGCGCCGCGGGGCGCGACTGCGTGATCAACCTGCTCGACACCCCCGGCCACGCCGACTTCTCCGAGGACACCTACCGGGTGCTGACCGCGGTGGACGCCGCGGTCATGCTCATCGACGCCGGCAAGGGGCTGGAGCCGCAGACCCTGAAGCTGTTCCAGGTGTGTCGGCACCGCAGGATCCCGATCATCACGGTGATCAACAAATGGGACCGCCCCGGCCGCCACGCCCTGGAGTTGACCGACGAGATCAGCGAGCGCATCGGGCTGCGCCCCACCCCGCTGACCTGGCCGGTCGGCATCGCCGGGGACTTCCACGGGGTGCTCGACCGCCGGTCGGGACAGTTCATCCGGTTCACCCGCACCGCCGGGGGTGCCACCGCCGCCCCCGAGGAGCACCTCGGTGCCGACGACGCTCACGCCGCCGCCGGTGCGGACTGGGACACCGCCGTCGAGGAGTCCGAACTGCTCAGCGCCGACGGCGCCGACCACCACCTGCAGGCGTTCCTCGACTGCGCGGCCACCCCGGTGCTGTTCACCTCGGCGGCGCTGAACTTCGGGGTCAACCAGCTGCTCGACGTGCTCACCGAACTGGCTCCGTCGCCGTCGGGGACCCTCGACGCCGACGGTGTCCGCCGCGACGTCGACGCCCCGTTCAGCGCGTTCGTGTTCAAGGTGCAGGCCGGCATGAACACCGCGCACCGCGACCGGATCGCCTACGCGCGGGTGTACTCGGGCACGTTCCAGCGCGGCGAGGTCCTCACCCACGCGAGAACCGGCAAACCGTTCGTCACCAAATACGCCCAGTCGGTCTTCGGCCAGCAACGCGCCACCCTCGACACCGCCTGGCCCGGCGATGTGATCGGGTTGGCCAACGCCGCCGTCCTGCGCCCCGGCGACACCCTGTACTGCGAGGTCCCGGTGTCCTACCCGCCGATCCCCAGTTTCTCCCCCGAGCACTTCTCGGTGGCCCGCAACACCGACCCCGGCAAACACAAACAGTTTCGGCGCGGCATCGAACAGCTGGATCAGGAGGGGGTCGTGCAGGTGCTGCGTTCGGATCGCCGCGGGGATCAGGCGCCGGTGCTCGCCGCGGTCGGCCCGATGCAGTTCGAGGTGGCCGCCCACCGGATGGCCACCGAGTTCGGCGCCCCGATCTCACTGGAGTCGCTGCCGTACCAGGTGGCGCGCATCGTCGAGCCCGCCGACGCGGCTTTCGTCGACAAGCAGCCGATGGCCGAGGTGCTGACCCGCACCGACGGCGTGCCGTTGGCGCTGTTCTCCAACAGCTGGCGGCTGCAGGGTTTCCAGCGGGATCACCCCGAGGTGGTGTTGGGCTCGCTGGTCGCCGCCGACGGGGAGTCCGCCCATCCGGTGGGCGCTGCCCGGGCAGGTAGGGTGTAG